Proteins from a genomic interval of Callospermophilus lateralis isolate mCalLat2 chromosome 1, mCalLat2.hap1, whole genome shotgun sequence:
- the Arl4a gene encoding ADP-ribosylation factor-like protein 4A translates to MGNGLSDQTSILSSLPSFQSFHIVILGLDCAGKTTVLYRLQFNEFVNTVPTKGFNTEKIKVTLGNSKTVTFHFWDVGGQEKLRPLWKSYTRCTDGIVFVVDSVDVERMEEAKTELHKITRISENQGVPVLIVANKQDLRNSLSLTEIEKLLAMGELSSSTPWHLQPTCAIIGDGLKEGLEKLHDMIIKRRKMLRQQKKKR, encoded by the coding sequence ATGGGGAATGGACTGTCAGATCAGACTTCTATCCTGTCCAGCCTCCCTTCATTTCAGTCCTTCCACATTGTTATACTGGGTTTGGACTGTGCTGGAAAGACAACTGTTTTATACAGGCTGCAGTTCAATGAATTTGTAAATACTGTACCTACCAAAGGATTTAACACTGAGAAAATTAAGGTAACCTTGGGAAATTCCAAAACAGTCACTTTTCACTTTTGGGATGTAGGTGGTCAGGAGAAATTAAGGCCACTGTGGAAGTCATATACCAGATGCACAGATGGCATTGTGTTTGTTGTGGACTCTGTTGATGTTGAAAGAATGGAAGAAGCCAAAACAGAACTTCATAAAATAACTAGGATATCAGAAAATCAAGGAGTCCCTGTACTTATAGTCGCTAACAAACAAGACCTGAGGAACTCACTGTCTCTCACAGAAATTGAAAAATTGTTAGCAATGGGTGAACTGAGCTCATCAACACCTTGGCATTTGCAGCCTACCTGTGCAATCATAGGAGATGGACTAAAGGAAGGACTTGAGAAACTACACGATATgataattaaaagaagaaaaatgttgcggcaacagaaaaagaaaagatga